Proteins encoded together in one Telopea speciosissima isolate NSW1024214 ecotype Mountain lineage chromosome 4, Tspe_v1, whole genome shotgun sequence window:
- the LOC122658025 gene encoding hydrophobic protein RCI2B, protein MTDEKTATFIDILLAIILPPLGVFLKFGCKVEFWICLLLTFFGYIPGIIYAVYAITK, encoded by the exons atgaCGGACGAAAAGACTGCAACCTTCATAGATATCCTTTTGGCTATAATCCTCCCTCCTCTTGGAGTTTTTCTTAAGTTTGGATGCAAG GTGGAGTTCTGGATCTGTCTTCTGCTCACCTTTTTTGGATACATCCCTGGAATCATATACGCTGTTTACGCCATCACCAaatga